In Rhodopirellula sp. P2, the DNA window AGTGCGACCAACGGCAAGTCATCCTGGGACCGTTTGATACATCACGCGACACGCACGGGATGGTCAATGCCATGCGGGAGGGAGGCGATGGATGGATCTATGCCTGTCATGGTTTCAACAATCAAAGCCGAGTCGCGGGTGCGGACGGGCACGTTGTCACGATGCACTCGGGGAACACCTTTCGATTTCGGCCGGATGGGAGTCGTGTGGAATTGCACACGCGGGGACAGGTCAATCCGTTTGGGATGACTCGCGACGAATGGGGCAACTGGTATTCGGCAGATTGTCATAGCAAACCCATCAGTCAATTGGTCGCCGGTGCGTGCTACCCAAGCTTTGGGAGGCCGGATGATGGGCTCGGGTTCTTGCCGCCAATGATGGATCACTTGCATGGCAGCACCGCGATTTCAGGCCTCCAGTTCTTTCCCCCGGATTCGCCGGTCGTGCCACTGCGAGGTCGCTTTCTGAGCGGCAACGTCATGACCTCGCGATTGAATTGGAACGAACGCGAGTTCGTGGGCGCGACCGCGAAAGGCCGTGCTCTGCCCGATTTTTTAACCAGCGATGACCCTTGGTTTCGACCGGTCGACATTCAAGTCGACGAGCAAGCAAACATCTACGTGGCTGATTTTTACAACAAGATCATCGGGCACTATGAGGTGCCGCTGGAGCATCCAGGACGCGATCGAACCAGCGGGCGGATCTGGCAAATTCGCTACACAGGCCCGCGAACCAAAGGACATGACTCGGCCAGTGATGAGCGGCAATTGGTCTCGCAAATTCGGATGAGTTTGGAGCCCCGTCGCGAGCGTGTTTCGTTGGAACAGGTTCGTGGGTACCTGTCCCACAGCAATGCACACGTGGTGCGGATGGCGGCGGAGTGCATCGGTCGACGTGGGGACGCTTCGGACGTCGCTCGTTTGATCGAAGCGTTGGCTGAAGTCCATCAAGAGGATCCTGTTGGACGGCAAACGATTCGCATCGCTGTTCGAGATTTAATGCTGCGAACACCGGACGACGATTCGTTTTGGAAATCGGTGCCCGATGACGAAACCGCTTCCGTGATGCTGGGGATCAAGCGAAGCCAAGTGGTGGAGCCCATCTTGGCCTCTCTGCAGGCGGCATCGCAGGAGGATGACAAGCGGGCAGCCCATGAAGCCTTGTTGAGTCATGCCGTGTCATTGGCCGAGTCGACCCAGATGGAAGCATGTGTCGAATTGGCGAAGCGAGTCGCCGGTGACAACACGGACCGGGCGTTTGAGTGGTTGCGACTGATTCACGACGCAGGAGGATTTCAATCGGCGCGCGTGCCGCCGTCAATTCGAGCTTGGGCGTTGGGGCTGATCGAGTCCGAGTGGAGCGATTTGACGGCAACCGGCGAGGTTTCAGTGGCTTGGTTTGGGACAGGGGATCAAAGCTGGTCTTCTGAGTCGCGGTTGATTTCGGTGGCAAGTTCGAACGGGGAGCAAGATGAGTTGGCGGAGTTGATGAGCAGCTTTCCGCTGGGGGAGTCTTACACGGGCGTTTTCGCGAGCGATTGGTTTGCGGCACCGGAGCAGATTGAATTCTGGTTGGCGGGCCACAATGCTCCTCCGGGCCAGCCCAACCCCGAGCAGAATTTGGTTCGGCTTCGTTCCGCCCAGGCCGGTGAAGTGTGGAAGCAGGTTTCGCCGCCTCGGTCGGATGTTGCTCAGCGAGTCGTTTGGGACACCCGTGAGTTGGCTGGGCAAACGGTTCGCATCGAGGTGGTCGATGGTGACTCGGGGGCCGCTTATGCCTGGTTGGCGATTGGGGGATTCAATCCCGAGCGGATTGGTCCTTCGAAATCGGCCACACAGTGGATGCGAATTCTCGGATGGGTGGAGCGTCTGAAGCTGAGCGAGCTCGAAGGGGACCTGAAGCAAGTCTTGTTGGACAAACGCCACGGTGTGCTGACGAGATTGCGAGTTGCCAACACGCTCGCGAAATTGAACGGGGTGGCGGGTGTCGGAACACTGGCTGAATTTGTGGCGACCGAGATGGTGCAGGTGGAGATGGCCGAGTCGCTCGTGGACACCATTCTGAAGGAGCAATGGGATGCGACGGGACCGCTGGAGAAGTTGGGGCCGCATTTGAACGCCTCGCAGCAACGTCAGTTGGTTCTGGATTGGGTTGGAAACGGGGGCCAGATGGAGCCGCTGTTTTCCGCGATTGAATCGGGAGCTTTCGCCGCAGTGGTCTTGGTCGACCCCGATGTTCAGCAAGCGATTGGGCCGCGGCTGAATGAAAGCTTGCAAGGCAAACTGAAAGAACTGACGGAAGGGATTGTGTTTGATGCGGGGAGAACCGAGAAGCTGAACGTGTTGTTGGCGTCCTTGCGTGAGCTGGAAGGCGATGTGGCGAGAGGGAAAGCGGTGTTCACGAAGCAGTGCCAGGCGTGTCATCAACTGCACGGTGAAGGGATGTTGGTCGGGCCTCAGTTGGATGGGGCGATCACCCGAAGTGTGGAGCGTTTGATGGAAGACGTGCTGCTGCCGGATCGAAACATTGACCAAGCGTTCCGAACGCAGAGTTTGCTGCTGGATGACGGCCGTGTGTTGGTTGGGCTGGTGGCCAGTGAAGATGACGAGCAGATCAGGCTGACCACGTCGGATGGGAAGACTCAGGAGGTGCCAGTCGACAGGATTGAGATCCAGCAGGTGTCGCAGCGATCGTTGATGCCCAACAATTTTTCAGAGCTGATGACTGAGCGTGAGTTGGTGGATTTGATGGCGTACTTGAAGTCATCGCCCGGGCATTGAGAGGTTCCTTCCGCAAGGGGCTAGGCATGGGCTGTCAAAAGGTTGGTATTGACACCGCTTTGGACTGCGCAGGTTTCGTTCCTCGACTTCGCCCCAACGGGGCAGCCCTATGCCAGCCCAGGGCAACGCCCTGGGTTGTGGCGGGACCAAGATTACAAAGCCCCAACGGGGGCGGTCCTAGCGGGTTTTGGGGAGTCTTTCTTAGGGCCGCCCCGTTGGGGCTGGTGTCGGAATCTCCGTAACGAAACCCCAGGCGATGCCTGGGGCTATCTTAGAGCTGCCCCGTTGGGGCGTAGGACAGAATAAAAATCAACGTCGCATTTTCCGTGTCAATACCAACCTTTCGACAGCCCAGGCGAACGCCCAAACGGCTCACATGATTGTGCCCGATCAATCCTGCCGACCTGCTTAGCATCGCGGAGCGCGAGCTCGGCCATTTCGGAAGGAGAGGTGGCTTGGATTTTTGACACCGTTTTTCGGTTGATTTCCACCTGTCGCACCTCTCCCGAAACGAAGTTTGGGGAGAGCGATATACCAGGTCGAGCGACGCCGTTCAGGCGTACGCGCAGGTGAAGGACGGGCATGGGACGCGGCGTGAATTGCCCTCCCCCGGAAAGCTCGCTGAACGCTCGCTTTCCGACCCCTCCCGTTTTCAACGGGCGTGCAGTTTTCTGGTGCTGGGTTTTGGCGGGTTTCTGCAGCGACCACCAATCACAACCCGACGCGTGATTTTTGAAGTTGCGCTTTTGCAATCGGTATTGTTGGCCAACGGCCTTCGTCATCGTAGCCTGGGGCATCGCCCCAGGGATCGAGATGGAGGGAAATTGGTTGGCCAACGGCCAACATCAACCCACACGTTTTGAATTGAATTTGGCCGTTGGCCAAAATGGGGCCGTGCTTTACTGCTCCAGGGGCGATGCCCCTGGCTATGTTGAAAAAGGCCGTTGGCCATTGACGGATAAAGCGCAACTTCAAAAAGCGTGAGCGAGGGACGCCCCCAACTCCCAGGACGGCCCCATCCGGGGCGACCGTTTGTTTTCCGGCATCGGTCTCTCGGGGCTTCCGCCCCGAGCTAAGCATGACGGCCCCATCCGGGGCGATACCCAGACGCCCGCCACCATTTATTTTTCGAACGTCCCAAGGGAGGGTGATAATAAACGCTTGGCAACACGGTACTTCAAAACTGCACGACCTCTGCAAGTGGGAAGGCGTGGTTTGGGGTGGCGGCAACCCGTTGGGGTGCGGACGATCTGGTGGAACGCGTGGGCGGCCTGC includes these proteins:
- a CDS encoding PVC-type heme-binding CxxCH protein, whose product is MSGLFAGTQPAIGDQLDPASTSPHAVPVGAIEPATPKEVYGEGVRSTEYRTPQEELAGFHLPPDFEIRLFASEPQIAKPLNMAVGSDGRLLVTDSVAYPYPVAADQQGPDSVKILEDTDHDGTADSITTFADGLNIPMGILPYGEGCLCFSIPNIWYLRDTDGDGKCDQRQVILGPFDTSRDTHGMVNAMREGGDGWIYACHGFNNQSRVAGADGHVVTMHSGNTFRFRPDGSRVELHTRGQVNPFGMTRDEWGNWYSADCHSKPISQLVAGACYPSFGRPDDGLGFLPPMMDHLHGSTAISGLQFFPPDSPVVPLRGRFLSGNVMTSRLNWNEREFVGATAKGRALPDFLTSDDPWFRPVDIQVDEQANIYVADFYNKIIGHYEVPLEHPGRDRTSGRIWQIRYTGPRTKGHDSASDERQLVSQIRMSLEPRRERVSLEQVRGYLSHSNAHVVRMAAECIGRRGDASDVARLIEALAEVHQEDPVGRQTIRIAVRDLMLRTPDDDSFWKSVPDDETASVMLGIKRSQVVEPILASLQAASQEDDKRAAHEALLSHAVSLAESTQMEACVELAKRVAGDNTDRAFEWLRLIHDAGGFQSARVPPSIRAWALGLIESEWSDLTATGEVSVAWFGTGDQSWSSESRLISVASSNGEQDELAELMSSFPLGESYTGVFASDWFAAPEQIEFWLAGHNAPPGQPNPEQNLVRLRSAQAGEVWKQVSPPRSDVAQRVVWDTRELAGQTVRIEVVDGDSGAAYAWLAIGGFNPERIGPSKSATQWMRILGWVERLKLSELEGDLKQVLLDKRHGVLTRLRVANTLAKLNGVAGVGTLAEFVATEMVQVEMAESLVDTILKEQWDATGPLEKLGPHLNASQQRQLVLDWVGNGGQMEPLFSAIESGAFAAVVLVDPDVQQAIGPRLNESLQGKLKELTEGIVFDAGRTEKLNVLLASLRELEGDVARGKAVFTKQCQACHQLHGEGMLVGPQLDGAITRSVERLMEDVLLPDRNIDQAFRTQSLLLDDGRVLVGLVASEDDEQIRLTTSDGKTQEVPVDRIEIQQVSQRSLMPNNFSELMTERELVDLMAYLKSSPGH